The Cronobacter sakazakii genome has a window encoding:
- a CDS encoding PilN domain-containing protein, giving the protein MMRRHINLLPWRHVRRRTRLMRWGGFFLLAALVVLLAAMAGHYVIRHQQRALQQQLDALLITLTEQKSRLREAQRAAAEYEVLRARWQRRESDRQEVAAWRQRLLTLADALPASLWLTTLRFHDDRLELTGNAYEPQALSLFEENVRALAPFTQITPGETRREAEGYWHFSLSLQKESADAASH; this is encoded by the coding sequence GTGATGAGGCGGCATATTAATCTTCTGCCGTGGCGGCATGTCAGGCGGCGCACCCGGCTGATGCGCTGGGGCGGTTTTTTTCTTCTCGCAGCGCTGGTGGTTCTGCTCGCGGCTATGGCGGGCCACTACGTCATCAGGCACCAGCAGCGCGCGCTGCAGCAACAGCTTGATGCGTTGCTCATTACGTTGACGGAGCAGAAATCGCGGCTGCGAGAGGCACAGCGCGCCGCGGCGGAATATGAGGTATTACGCGCGCGCTGGCAACGTCGGGAAAGTGACCGTCAGGAGGTCGCGGCATGGCGGCAGCGTCTGCTGACGCTTGCCGATGCCTTGCCGGCATCGCTCTGGCTCACCACGCTGCGTTTTCATGATGACCGTCTCGAGCTCACCGGCAATGCGTATGAGCCCCAGGCGCTCAGCCTCTTTGAGGAAAACGTGCGAGCGCTTGCGCCTTTTACGCAGATAACGCCGGGGGAAACTCGCCGGGAGGCGGAGGGCTACTGGCACTTTTCGCTCTCATTGCAAAAGGAGTCTGCCGATGCGGCTTCTCATTGA
- a CDS encoding HofO family protein: MRLLIDRWLSGPSSRRAACAGVWIALLVAAAYAGLMPLTRDFRQLQAQLEQRRAELQTLKQRQAAQSGERGAVAALEAQLAMKPFSPLAVDPGPEGHLIHWQPQGDTGELELALAWPHVPDIFEALAQSDMLAHGFTLSREGDQRLRLTLQLERAHEK, translated from the coding sequence ATGCGGCTTCTCATTGATCGCTGGCTTTCCGGCCCCTCATCGCGGCGTGCCGCGTGCGCTGGCGTCTGGATAGCGCTGCTGGTCGCGGCGGCTTACGCAGGGTTGATGCCTCTCACCAGGGACTTTCGCCAGCTGCAAGCGCAGCTTGAACAGCGCCGGGCCGAGCTGCAAACGCTTAAGCAGCGGCAGGCTGCGCAATCTGGCGAGCGAGGCGCTGTGGCAGCGCTTGAGGCACAACTTGCCATGAAGCCCTTTTCGCCGCTGGCGGTGGATCCCGGCCCCGAAGGGCATCTTATTCACTGGCAACCGCAAGGGGATACCGGCGAGCTGGAACTGGCATTAGCCTGGCCGCATGTGCCTGATATTTTTGAGGCGCTCGCGCAAAGCGACATGCTGGCGCACGGTTTTACGCTGAGCAGAGAGGGCGACCAACGCCTGCGGCTCACGCTACAGCTGGAGCGCGCCCATGAGAAGTAG
- a CDS encoding HofP DNA utilization family protein: protein MLASCPAWAARDPFAPPQARCQLHQADLWRYGGMVKRGESVRVLLQTPEKTWLRASPGAMLPTGWQLTGVEANKVMLKSGDGCRPSVLVWTLKDTHHDKEIPSFIITRGDNRLRRAHEPGRLAGGG from the coding sequence ATGCTGGCGAGTTGCCCGGCCTGGGCTGCGCGAGACCCTTTTGCGCCACCGCAGGCGCGCTGTCAGCTGCATCAGGCCGATCTCTGGCGTTACGGCGGCATGGTGAAAAGGGGCGAGTCGGTGCGGGTGCTGTTACAGACGCCGGAGAAAACGTGGCTTCGCGCCAGCCCAGGCGCGATGCTCCCGACCGGCTGGCAGCTTACCGGTGTTGAGGCCAATAAGGTGATGTTAAAGAGTGGCGACGGGTGTCGCCCTTCGGTTCTGGTATGGACACTTAAGGATACGCATCATGATAAGGAAATCCCTTCCTTTATTATTACTCGCGGCGACAACCGTCTTCGCCGCGCCCACGAGCCCGGGCGTCTCGCTGGTGGCGGATGA
- the hofQ gene encoding DNA uptake porin HofQ → MRKSLPLLLLAATTVFAAPTSPGVSLVADETPVVQLLQALAESEQLNLVVAPGVEGVVSLHLQDVPWQQAFQMVTESARLRWRKERNILRVYPESWEQQNQAQRDAARQQQERNLPLVNDTFTLRYAEASELAAAMAALGDKLITPRGSVTVDKRTNRLLVCDTANALRQVREWVAKMDIPVGQVELAAHIVTINQQSLRELGVKWSTADADGPTTLYHPTTISADLAVANATTRLGFNIGRIDGRMLEFELSALEQKQKVEIIASPRLLAAHQQPASIKQGSEIPYQVSSGESGATSVEFKEAVLGMEVTPTIGQDGRIKLKLRISQNMPGQALQQADGEVLAIDKQEIETQVEVKDGETLALGGIFQQKNKAGNEQVPVLGNIPLFGSLFRHDGKDNEKRELVVFITPRIISGA, encoded by the coding sequence ATAAGGAAATCCCTTCCTTTATTATTACTCGCGGCGACAACCGTCTTCGCCGCGCCCACGAGCCCGGGCGTCTCGCTGGTGGCGGATGAAACGCCGGTCGTCCAGCTATTACAGGCGCTGGCTGAAAGCGAGCAGTTAAACCTGGTGGTCGCGCCGGGTGTTGAGGGCGTCGTCTCTTTGCATTTGCAGGATGTACCCTGGCAGCAGGCGTTCCAGATGGTGACGGAGAGCGCGCGGCTGCGCTGGCGTAAAGAGCGCAACATTTTGCGCGTCTACCCTGAAAGCTGGGAACAGCAAAATCAGGCACAGCGGGACGCCGCGCGCCAGCAGCAGGAACGGAATCTGCCGCTGGTAAACGACACCTTCACGCTGCGTTATGCCGAGGCTTCGGAGCTTGCCGCCGCGATGGCCGCGCTCGGCGATAAACTGATAACCCCGCGCGGTAGCGTCACGGTAGATAAGCGCACTAACCGCCTGCTGGTATGTGATACCGCCAACGCGTTGCGTCAGGTAAGGGAGTGGGTCGCGAAAATGGATATCCCGGTAGGTCAGGTGGAACTGGCCGCGCATATCGTCACCATTAACCAGCAGAGCCTGCGTGAGCTTGGTGTCAAGTGGAGTACCGCGGATGCCGACGGCCCCACGACGCTCTATCACCCGACGACCATTTCCGCGGATCTGGCAGTGGCGAATGCGACCACGCGGCTTGGTTTTAATATCGGGCGTATCGATGGGCGCATGCTGGAGTTTGAGCTTTCGGCGCTGGAGCAAAAACAGAAGGTGGAGATTATCGCGAGCCCCCGGCTGTTAGCGGCACATCAACAGCCTGCCAGCATCAAGCAGGGCAGTGAAATTCCGTATCAGGTGTCGAGCGGCGAAAGCGGGGCGACCTCCGTGGAGTTCAAAGAAGCGGTGCTGGGGATGGAGGTAACGCCAACCATTGGGCAGGACGGGCGTATTAAGCTTAAGCTGCGCATCAGTCAGAATATGCCGGGCCAGGCGCTACAGCAGGCCGATGGCGAAGTGTTAGCGATTGATAAACAAGAAATCGAAACGCAGGTTGAGGTCAAAGACGGCGAAACGCTGGCGCTTGGTGGAATTTTCCAGCAAAAAAATAAAGCGGGGAATGAACAGGTGCCGGTTTTGGGAAATATTCCGCTCTTCGGGAGTCTTTTTCGCCACGACGGTAAAGATAACGAAAAACGTGAACTGGTGGTGTTTATTACGCCGCGCATCATCAGCGGGGCCTGA
- the aroK gene encoding shikimate kinase AroK: MAEKRNIFLVGPMGAGKSTIGRQLAQQLNMEFYDSDQEIEKRTGADVGWVFDVEGEEGFRDREEKVINELTEKQGIVLATGGGSVKSRETRNRLSARGVVVYLETTIEKQLARTQRDKKRPLLQVDTPPREVLEALANERNPLYEEIADVTIRTDDQSAKVVANQIIHMLENN; the protein is encoded by the coding sequence ATGGCAGAGAAACGCAATATCTTTCTGGTTGGGCCTATGGGTGCTGGCAAAAGCACTATTGGGCGTCAGTTAGCACAACAGCTCAACATGGAATTTTACGACTCCGATCAGGAGATCGAAAAACGTACCGGAGCTGATGTCGGCTGGGTCTTCGATGTAGAAGGCGAAGAAGGTTTCCGCGATCGCGAAGAAAAAGTCATCAATGAACTGACGGAAAAGCAGGGTATTGTACTGGCGACCGGCGGTGGCTCTGTCAAATCCCGCGAAACCCGCAATCGTCTCTCCGCGCGTGGTGTGGTGGTCTATCTGGAAACCACTATCGAAAAGCAGCTCGCCCGTACTCAGCGTGATAAAAAACGCCCGCTGTTGCAGGTTGATACGCCGCCGCGTGAAGTGCTCGAAGCGCTCGCCAACGAACGTAATCCGCTGTATGAAGAGATTGCCGACGTCACCATCCGTACTGACGATCAGAGCGCAAAAGTCGTGGCTAACCAGATTATCCATATGCTGGAAAACAACTAA
- the aroB gene encoding 3-dehydroquinate synthase: MERLTVTLGERSYPITIAAGLFNDPASFWPLRAGDQTMLVTNETLAPLWLDKVRSALEQAGVKVDQVILPDGEQYKSLAVLETVFSALLEKPHGRDTTLIALGGGVIGDLTGFAAACYQRGVRFIQVPTTLLSQVDSSVGGKTAVNHPLGKNMIGAFWQPASVVVDLDCLQTLPARELASGLAEVIKYGIILDRDFFLWLEENIDALLALDGAAMAYCIRRCCEIKADVVAADERESGMRALLNLGHTFGHAIEAEMGYGNWLHGEAVAAGMVMAARAAERLGQFETQDVERIIALLKRAGLPVTGPESMPPQAYLPHMMRDKKVLAGELRLVLPLAIGKSEVRGGVPHDLVLSAIADCQQA, from the coding sequence ATGGAGAGGTTAACGGTTACTCTCGGGGAACGTAGTTACCCTATCACCATCGCAGCCGGATTGTTCAACGATCCGGCTTCCTTTTGGCCTTTGCGTGCAGGTGATCAAACCATGCTGGTCACCAATGAAACGCTGGCACCGCTGTGGCTGGATAAAGTCCGCTCCGCGCTGGAGCAGGCGGGCGTGAAGGTTGACCAGGTGATTTTGCCCGACGGCGAGCAGTATAAAAGCCTGGCGGTACTGGAAACCGTGTTCAGCGCGCTGCTGGAAAAACCGCATGGCCGCGATACCACGCTTATCGCGCTGGGCGGCGGCGTTATCGGCGATCTCACCGGCTTTGCCGCAGCGTGCTATCAGCGCGGCGTACGCTTCATTCAGGTGCCGACCACGTTGCTTTCGCAGGTCGATTCCTCCGTTGGCGGCAAAACTGCCGTAAACCATCCGCTTGGCAAAAACATGATAGGCGCCTTCTGGCAGCCCGCCTCCGTGGTGGTCGATCTCGACTGTCTGCAAACCCTGCCTGCGCGTGAGCTGGCCTCCGGGCTCGCGGAAGTCATCAAATACGGCATCATCCTTGACCGCGATTTTTTCCTCTGGCTGGAGGAGAATATCGACGCGCTGCTGGCACTCGATGGCGCGGCGATGGCGTACTGCATCCGCCGCTGTTGCGAGATCAAAGCCGATGTCGTCGCGGCGGACGAGCGCGAAAGCGGTATGCGCGCCTTGTTGAACCTGGGCCATACTTTTGGTCACGCGATCGAAGCGGAAATGGGTTACGGCAACTGGCTGCATGGCGAAGCGGTCGCCGCAGGCATGGTGATGGCGGCGCGTGCCGCCGAGCGTCTCGGCCAGTTTGAGACGCAGGATGTCGAGCGCATTATCGCGCTGCTCAAGCGCGCGGGACTGCCCGTCACCGGCCCTGAATCCATGCCGCCGCAGGCGTATCTGCCGCACATGATGCGTGATAAAAAAGTTCTGGCTGGCGAGCTGCGCTTAGTGCTGCCGCTGGCTATCGGGAAGAGTGAAGTGCGCGGCGGAGTGCCGCACGATCTGGTTTTAAGCGCGATTGCTGATTGTCAGCAGGCGTGA